The window AAATTTCAGCGACGACTTGTTCACGTCAGGCGGCAACACCTTGATGCCCATTTCAAAGCACTCGCTGACGAAATTGGCTATCTTGTCGGGATTGCTGATTTCATAACTGAGCACCGCCGCCATGAACTCCACGGGGTAGTTGGCCTTCAGGTAGGCTGTGCGGTACGTCACGATACCGTAGGCTGCGGAGTGGGATTTGTTGAAGCCGTATTGCGCGAATTTTTCGAGCAAGTCGAAGATGGAGTTTGCCAGCTTGGCCTGGATGTCATTCGTCTTGAGGCAGCCCTCGACGAAAATAAGACGCTGGCGCGCCATCTCAGCAGCGTCTTTTTTACCCATCGCGCGTCGGAGCAAGTCAGCTTGGCCGAGTGAGAAACCGGCCAGAAGATTGGCCGCCTGCATCACCTGCTCCTGATACACCAGAATGCCGTAGGTCTCCTTGGAGATCTTCTCCAGCAGCGGGTGGGGGTAGTCCACCTTCTCCTCGCCCTTCTTACGCTTGATGTAATCGGGAATAAACTGCATCGGACCCGGACGGTACAGCGCCAGAATAGCGATAATTTCCTCGATGGTGTCAGGCCCGAGCTGTTTGCAAGTGTTGACCATCCCACCAGATTCCATCTGGAACACCGCGACTGTTTCGCCGCGTTTGATGAGATCGAAGGTGTTTGTGTCCTCCAGTGGCGCATTGGCCACTCTGAAGCCGGGTACACGTTTCTGAATCCAGAACTCAGCCTCGTGGATCACCGTCAGCGTTTTGAGACCGAGGAAGTCCATCTTCAGCATCCCCAGCTCGGTGAGCGGCTTCATCGCATACTGCGAGAGGATGGCATCTTCCTTGTCTCGTGTGAGGGCGATGAAGTTGTCCAGCCTGCGGTCCCCGATAACCACACCTGCGGCATGCACGCCGGTGCCTCGCGTCAGGCCTTCCAGGAAGGTGGCATGCCTCCAGAGCTCCTGCGCATTGGCATCGGCCTCCAGCTTGGCCGCGAGATCCGGATTCTTCTTCACCGACTCCTCCAAATCGATGTTCAACTCGTTCGGGATCATCTTGGAGAGCGCATCACTGTCTCCATAGCTCCAGCCGAGCACACGGCCCACGTCACGGATGACGGACTTGGCCCCCATGGTGCCGAAGGTAATGATATGGGAAACGCTGAGGTCCCCGTACTTTTCGCGCACGTACTGGATCACCTCCGGACGGCGCGTCTGGCAGAAGTCGATATCGATATCAGGAGGGCTGACACGCTCGGGATTGAGGAATCGCTCAAACACCAGTTCAAACCGCAGCGGATCAATGTCCGTGATGCCGAGGCAGAACGCCACGAGTGAACCTGCGGCAGAGCCACGGCCCGGTCCCACGGGAATGTTGTGCTCGCGAGCCCAGTTGATGAAGTCCCAGACGATGAGGAAGTAGCTGGTGAAGTTTTTCTCCTTCAGCAGGGCCAGCTCCACCTCCATTCGGTGGTGGAGGACCTCGTCATTCAGCGCGCGGTCACGGCCATAGCGGCGCTCCAACCCCTCCGTGGTCAATCGGCGCAGGTACTCGTTGCGGTCCCCGCCATCCGGCATCGGATACTGCGGATAGCGATCAATACTTGTCGAGTCGAGATGGATTTTGACATCGCAGCGCTCGGCGATTTCCAGCGTGGCGTCGCAGGCCTCCGGCACCTCGGCAAAGAGGGCGCGCATCTCCTCGGCAGTCTTGAAATAGACCTCCGGGGAGTACGTCATACGGTTCTGGTCATAGATGCTCGCCCCCGTGCCGATGCAGATCATGATGTCGTGAGACTCATGGTCGCTGCGGTTGAGAAAGTGCACATCGTTCGTGGCCACCGTCTTGAGGCCGTACTGCTTGCCCCACTCGATCATCTGCCGCGCACTCTTGCGCTGGGCCTCCATGTTGTGGTCCTGGATCTCCAGGTAAAAATTCTCCGGACCAAAGATGTCGCGGAACTCCTGCAAGCTCTTCTCCGCCTCGTCCTTGCGGTCGGAGAGCAGGAGTTCGTTGATCTCTCCATTGATGCAGCCACTGAGGCAGATCAGGCCCTTGGAGTACTCCCGCAGCGCATCCTTGTCCACGCGCGGTTTGTACCACTGGCCCTCCAGATGCCCTTTGGTGATCAGCTTGGAGAGGTTCTCAAATCCCTCATTGCTCGCTGCCAGCAGCGTCAGATGGGAGGAGCGCTTGCGGCCTGCCACCTCATTTTTGTCCATCATGGAGCCAGGGGCCAGGTAGGCCTCGCAGCCGAGGATGCTCTTCACCTTGGCCTTTTTCGCAGCCATGTAGAAATCGATCGCGCCGAAAAGATTGCCGTGATCCGTGATCGCCACGGCGGGCATCTCCAGTTCCTTCACCCGCTTCATGAGCGCATCGATGCGCACCGCGCCATCGAGCAGCGAGTAGTCGGTATGAAGGTGGAGATGGACAAAGGAATCAGGCATGCGGCGCGGGAGAGGATTAACTCTTTCTCGGAGAGATGGACAAGCAGGACTTCTTCACATTCAGTCATCACGGGCCCTGCCGTGGGCACGGTGATGGTGGCGGTAGTATTTGAGCAGCCGCCAGCCGGCAATCCCGGCAATGCAAGTAGCAGCAGTCAGCAATGTGAGAAAAATCCTGCCGGTCGCAGCGGGTTCGGTCGCCGTAGAAGGAGGCGACACTGGCTTGGCGGATGTTGCTGGCGCAGCGATTTTTAGCTCAAAGGGGCGGCTGACCTCCCCTGGAAACACCACCTGCGGACGCGGCTCAGCCCTGCCCTGCTGGGAAAGCAGCAGGATCATGCTGGTGTTGGCGTTTTTGGCAAAATCCACCCTGAAAGTGTTGGCGCCTTCCGGCAGACGTCCTTCCATCGTGGCCAGTAGATGAACCTCCTCGGTTTCTGGCTTCAGCGGGGTATTATCAGCACCATCCATCGCCTGGATCTGGCAGGCTGGCAGCGGCTTTTTCTCATCATTAAAAATCAGGCTCACAGCACCCCTAAGGTACTGCTGTGCTTTTTCATGGGTGGCAGCCACCTGCGCCGGCGTCTGCTCACGGTACCATGAGCCCGGCACGGGCGGCAGGGTGGTAGGATCCGAGGCTAGAAAGGTGCGTGGATCCACATTGATCCTCAGTGTGTAGGCTCCCCCGGGGGCAAAATCTGCCTCCACTGTCATGTTAGGCACCACGTGAGCCTGAGCCAGCCCAATGGTGCATCCCGCCACCCCTAGGACGGCGCTCCTCAGCCAGTTGCCGGAAAATCGATGCATCATGCGTCATGGTGGAGATGAGCCTGCCATTGGCAAATGTAACGTCGTAATACACTTACCGTCTCTGGCTTAGGCCCTTGATTCTCTAAACAAAAATCTCTTGCCCGAAAGAACCGGCGAAAAACCTTGTAGCTGGACGACGACCGCGCTTGACTAACGGCGCGTAAATTGCTTCAAAAGAGCATTCTTTTTTAACGACCCGTATGGGAGCCACACTCAAATCACTGGAAAAAGGACTCGAGATCGTCCTCGAGGACTTCAATCTGGTCGGCCGCAGCCCGGATGCCAGCATCCGCCTCGTGGACGGGGGTGTTTCGCGCCAGCATGCCACCATCCGCAGGGATGGGCAGCTTTTCTGGGTCTCCGACCTCGGCAGCGCCAACGGCAGCTTCGTCAATGATGTGGCCGTCACCACCGCCCGCGCCCTCCGCCACGGCGACCGCGTACAGTTTGGCACCAGCACCTTCATTTTCGACAGCCAGGACGAAGACCGCCCCTCCAGCGAGACCAGCAACGTCAGCACCCAGTCTCTCCACACCATTGCTCTGCCGGTCAAAACGGTCAAAGCTACCCTGCTCGTCGGAGACCTGCGCAACTTCACCACCATCTCCGCGCAGCTTAGCGCCGAGGAAGTGGCCGCCATGCTTCGTGAATGGTACGCCCAGTGCGAAAAAGTGCTGAAGACCCGCGATGCGATCATCGACAAGTTCATCGGCGACGGTGTCTTTGCTTACTGGCCTGGGGACGACATCTCCTCCCGCGTCAAGGCCACTGAGGCCGCCAGGATCCTCAGCAGCCCCGACGTCTCCGACTCTCCCAAGCGCAAATGGCTCAAGGAGAACATGAATCTGGAGGTCCACTGCCATATCGGCCTGAACGTCGGTGACGTGGCCCTGGGAGCCATGGGACGCGGCGTAAACACTGCCGTGGGCGAAGCCGTCAATGTGACCTTCCGTATCGAGAGCCTGACCCGCAAGCTGCAGGTGCCTGTGCTCGCCGGCGCACCCTTCCTCAATGGATGGGAGGAAGGCCTGAAGCTCTACCAAAACGCCGGCATCCATCCGGTGAAGGGCCAGCCTGATCCTGTGGAGGTCTATTCCCTCATCGACGCGCCCACGATGTCTTTCTAGGACGCCTCGCGATCCAGCAGCCGTTGCATGTCATCCCGCGTCATGCGGTAGAGGTACCACTCGCTCATGCGCTTGGCACCAATGCGCTGCTCATAGACCTGCTGTGCGTTCACATTCCAGTCCAGCGCCGTCCACTCCACACGTCCGCAGCCACGCTCATGCGCCAGGCTGACCACTTTCTTGAGCAGCGCGCCTCCGACACCGCCTTTGCGGCGTTCAGGAAGGACAAACAAGTCTTCCAAATACATGGTCGGCAGCGCCAGAAAGCTCGAATATGTCTCCACCAGCACCATGTAGCCGCAGGGCTCGACGTCCTCGTTCACAAACGCCAGCCACACCTCGATGCGTGGCTTTTTGCCCAAGGCATCTTCCACCAGACGAGCCTGCGCCGCCTCATCTGGCGGGGGCAGCTTCTCAAACTCCGCCAGCGCCACCACCAGCCGACAAAACGCCGCCGCATGCTCTTGAGTGAGCGGCCGCAGCTGGATGTCCGGCTTTGTGCTCATGCATGCAGCACCGGATCTCCAAACAATGTGAAGTGCCCGGCCTCGGTGACGCGCACCTTGAACATCTCTCCCACATGGCGCTCAGGATTGCCGTCAAAAACCACGATGCGGTTGGAACCCGTGCGTCCGGTAAGGCGCTCCTCGTTGGTTTTGCTGGGCCCTTCACAGAGGATCTCCACCTCCTGCCCCACCAGCGCGTCATACATGGGCAGCGCGATGCGGTTCACCACGCCGAGCAGGTCTTGGTTGCGCTCCTCCTTCACGCGCTCCGGCACCTGGATCGCGTCCTCCATCTCAGCGGCAGGCGTGCCCCGGCGCTTGGAATAGCGGAAGACGAAGGCGTTGTCGAAACGGATGTTTTCAAACATCTGCCGCGTCTCCAGGTAATGCTCTTCCGTCTCGCCAGGAAAGCCCACAATCACATCTGTCGTCACGGAGATGCCCGGGCGTGCCGCGCGGATGCGCTCCACCAGCTCTGTAAACCGCGCCGTCGTGTAAGGCCGGTGCATGCGCTTCAGGATGGCATCGCTGCCGCTCTGCACTGGCAGGTGCACATGCTCGGCCAGCTTAGGCAGATAAGTGAAGGCCTCGATGAGGTCCTTCTTGTAACCGATCGGGTGAGGGCTGGTGAAGCGAATGCGCTGAATGCCGGGCACCTCATGCACCGCCTCCAGCAGCTGCACAAAGGGACTCTTGCCGTCCACCGCAGGAAACTCGTGCCGTCCGTACAAATTCACGATCTGCCCCAGCAGCGTCACCTCCTTCACACCGCGATCTGCGAGACGCTTCACCTCTTCAACAATGTCGGCGATGGGCCTGCCGCGCTCGCCGCCACGTGTGTAGGGAACAATGCAGAAGGTGCACTTCATGTTGCAGCCCTGCATGATGCTCACGAAGGCACTGGCCTGCTTTTCTTTCAGCGTGTGGTCACGAATGGTGTTCTGCGAAGCGGTCTCTTCTTCCACATCCACGATGGAGAAGCGCTCGTCGTCCATCTGCTTGGCCTCCTTGGCACGGATGATCTCGTCCACGTAATCGACCACGCGGTGGTACTTCTGCGTACCTACAACGAGGTCCACATTGGCCTTGTCCACCAGCTCGCTGCCGCGGCTCTGGGCCATGCAGCCCATGAAGCCGGTGACCAGGGGGATGCGCCGACGGCGCACCATGCCCATTTTTCCCAGGGCCTTCTGCTCGGCCTGATCACGCACGGAGCAGGTGTTGATGAGCACCACATCGGCGTCTTCATCCCGCGCGGTCATGGTATAGCCGCGCTCCACGAACATCTGCGACACCTGCTCGGTGTCGCGTTCGTTCATCTGGCAGCCATAGGTTTTGATGTGTACGCGGGGCATTTGGGGGGCGGGAGCATACCCACTCCCGCCCAAAACACAACCGCAAGGCGCTTGGCCCCGGTCCGGATCATCCCTTGATCTCAAAGATGGCCTCAACCTCGACCGCAGCTCCGGTGGGAAGCTGGGCAAAACCCAGGGCGCTGCGGGCGTGGTAGCCATCACCTTCCTTGCCGAAAATTTCATGCAGCAGGTCGGAGCAGCCGTTGATGACCAGATGCTGGTCGCTGTATTCCAGCGTCGAGTTCACGCAGCCCAGGACCTTGATGACCTTCAGCCCATCCAGCGTGCCGTGTGTGTCCCACACTGAGCGCAGCACCTTCTCGGCGCAGTTCTTGGCGGCCTTGTAACCGTCTTCCGTGGAGACACCGGCGCCCAGCTTGCCCTTGAGGTCGCTCACGTGGCCGGAGGTGATGAGCTGATTGCCGCTGCGGATGCAGAGGTTCAGGTAGGCGGGGGGCTGCTTGGTGAAAACAATGCCGAGGGATTCTGCTTTTTGCTGGGGTGTCATGGTAGGAAGTGAAGAAGGGAGCACAAAATACGGCCTGGAAAATCAAAACTGGCATCCCGCTTTTATTCTTCTCCCCGCAGGCTCACAGCTCCCACGCCTTCACCACGCCACCCATCTGCCACATCAGCTTGTCCAGCGCGAGGCCCAGCCCTTCACTGCGACCATTGAGCAGCCCGGCCCAGCATCTTCCCTTGGCCGTGTGCACCATGATTGTCGTCGTTCCCGGCAGCGATCCAGTATGCCACCAGTTCGGCACCTTGTTAACGTTCCAGCCCCGCGCATAGCCTCCTCCCACACCAGGCGTGGTCATGGCACGAATCGACTCAGGCTTGAGCATGAGCGAAAGCTGCGAGGTGAAGCGCACTAGGTCCCCCGCCTTGGAAATCCAGCCACCATGTGAATCCATGCGTGAGACATTCATGCTATAGGCCGCTCCGGGTTTGGGTGTGACATACATCACCTCCTGCGGCCGTCGCTCCGCCAGCGTGTTGCCGCCGATCTGCATGCTGCTGATGCCGCAGGGCTCCAGCATCCGTTTTTGAATCAGTGTCTCGTAAGGCTGGCCGTAAACCTTCTCCAGCACCCGGCCCAGCACGCAGTAGCCAAAGTTGGAATACGCAAAGTGCTCCCCCGGCTTGTGCGTCTGCTTCTGGTTTGTCAGCGCCCAGGCGATGAGTTCCGCATGATTCATCTGCGGGTTTTGAAACATGGGGTCATTCCTGTCGTTGGCCCAGCCGCCGCTGGTGTGAGTCAGCAGCTGGTCCACCGTGATGGCGGCCACCTCTCCGCTGTAGTCACCTCCCAGAATGCCCTGCGGGCCAAACACGGTGCTCTCCGGCTTCAGCCGTCCCTCCTCAATGCACTTCATCACCGCCGTGGCCGTGATGGGCTTGGAAATACTGGCGATGCGGAAGCGATGCTGCGGCGTTACCTTTTCTTTCCCATCCGCATCAGCAAAACCGTAACCTCCTTCAAAGTCGATCTTCCCATCCCTGCCATACGCGATGCTCATGCCTTGGATGCCATGCTCGCGCAGAAATCCTTCAGCTATGGCGCGGATCTTCTGCTCTTCAGACGTCGGCAATGGGTACGTCGCCACGGGCCATGCCGCCAGGGAACTCACAAAGGCGCGTCGTTTCATACGGCCCACATCACACCTTGACGCCATGCCCCCGTCAACGAAAACATCCCGCATGCTTCGCCTCTTCCTTCTGTCCGCCCTGCTCGCTTTCAGCGCCCAAGCCCAGACCGTAGACACCAGCACGCTCACCGGCAAAGTCGTCTGCGGCTACCAGGGCTGGTTCCGCTGCGAAGGAGATGGCAGCAATAACGGCTGGCATCACTACGCCGCTGGCAGCAAGATCTTGGAACCCGGACACGCCCATATCGAAATGTGGCCGGATGTGAGCGAGCTGCCTCAAGAAGCCCGTGTGCAGACCCCCTTCAAACATGCCGATGGCCGCACCGCTGAAGTTTTCAGCTCCGTATATCCCGCCGTGGTGCAGCTTCATTTCAAATGGATGCGCGACTACGGCATCGACGGCGCCTTCATCCAGCGCTTTGCCACCACCACACGCGACAAACGCTTCCGCGAGCCCATGGACCAGGTGCTGGCCCATTGCCAGACCGCTGCTGCTGCCAACGGGCGTGGCGTGACGCTGATGTATGATCTCAGCGGCATCAAGGAAGGCGACATCCAGCTGGTGATCGACGACTGGAAACGCATCCTCGCTGAAAAGCGCCTCGACCCCAAAAGCGCCGCTTATTTCAAGCACCACGGCAGGCCCCTCGTGGCCCTCTGGGGCCTGGGCTTCAATGACCGCGCGCCCATGCTCGATGAATGGTCACGCCTCATCACCTTTCTGCGCGACGATCCCGAGTTCGGCGGCTGCGCCATCATGCTCGGAGTCCCCTACTACTGGCGCACCCTGGACCACGACTGCATCAAAGATCCCCGACTGCTCGAAATCATCGCCCGTGCCGACATCGTCAGCCCCTGGTCCGTGGGCCGTTACGGCACGCCCAAGGACGCCACCAGCCGGGGGGAGAAATACCTGAAGCCCGACATCGCCTGGTGCACCGAGCACAAGCTCGACTACCTGCCCGTCATCTTCCCCGGCTTCAGCTGGACGAATCTCTCCAAGTCGCGCAACCAGCCGGCAAAATTTGACGCCATCCCCCGTCTCGGTGGCGAGTTCCTGTGGTCGCAGGCGCTCGCGGCCAAACAAGCCGGGGCACAAATGCTCTACGTGGCCATGTTTGACGAGATGGACGAAGGCACCGCCATCTTCAAAACCGACAATCACCCGCCTGTGGGCGAAAGCCGCTTCCTTGCAGAGCCGGATCTGCCAAGCGACCATTACCTCTGGCTTACTGGCAGGCTCGGCGCTCTGCTGCGCGGAGAAGCGCCGGATACGCTGCCAAAACGCTGATTACGGCTAAACTCAGGACAGGTCCGAAGCCAGGACCGAGTTGGCCGCCCTCAGCGCCAGCTCCTTGGCCTGCGCAATGACGCGCACGGAAGTGGCGTCAAACAGGTAGGCATGGCAACTGGGACAGGTGATGGCACGCGCGACCACGATGGAGCCGCATCCTTCGCAGACTTTATACTGCTCCGGATGAGTAGCGATCTTCTCAGCCTGCTTCAGGCGAGAGTCCGGTTTGTGATCGTGCGCGCTCATTGAATGTCATTACGATGCTACGACGACATTGGCCGAGTGCAACGCCGCTGATAAACAACTTACATTCTTTTTTGCGCTTGCTTTGCGGGCACCAGGCACTTTTCAGCCCAGCCCGGGCACGCTCCAGCCCTCCCGGTATTTGCGCACCAGCTGGGCATTGAGTTCCGGCCGGTTGGTCACCTGTCCGGCTGCCGCGTCCCAGTCGATCCAGCCGCCTGGATTGCGCTCGGCCAGCACCCCGAGGAGCACGGCCTCCGTGAGAGGGCAGCCATAGGTCGGCAGGTCGGCGGCGGCTTTTTCACCCTTCATGCAGGCGTCCACCCAGTCGGTATAGTGATTGGCAATACGTGTCTTCGGATAGGCAAAGCCAGTGAACTTCTCCTCCGGCACCAGCCAGGGGCGCTGCGTGTGCGGTTTGAAGACGCTGCCGTTTTCGCCAATGAAGAAGATGCCGCTCGGCGTGTCCTTGGTCAGCACCGAGGGCTTGATAACGCGGGCATCAAAGGGATAGCCGCCGTCGGTCCACGTCATTTTGATCTTGTCCCCAGACGTCAGGGGCGTGCCTGGAAACTCAAATTCGAGATGCCGCTTCTGCGCATACAGGGCCCCCTTGCTGCCCTCATCCAGGCATCGCACGCGCGTGGGGGCCATGAGTCCGAGGCAGGAGGAAACGACGTCGAAATAGTGGCAGCCCATGTCCCCCATCATGCCGACCCCAAAATCCACCCACGAGCGCCACATGGAAGGATGGTACGCCCCTTCCAGAAACGGCACCTCGTCGGCCACTCCCAGCCACAGGTTCCAGTCCAGATTCTCCGGCACCGGATCGGCCTGCGCCTTGCGCTCCGTCATCTTGGGCCACCAGTTGGTCTTCTTGTTCTCCCAGCAGATGACCTCCTTTACCTTGCCGATGGCTCCGCTCTTGATGAGATCGACCGCCAGCAGGGTCTCGATGGTGGAATGCCCCTGCGTGCCCATCTGCGTGGTCACCCCCGCTTTGGCCGCCTCGGCGCCGAGAATCCGCGCCTCATGGATGTGATGGGTCAGCGGCTTCTGTAGATAAACATGCTTCTTCGCCCGCAATGCCGTGACCGCCATGGCTGCATGCATGTGGTCCGGTGTGCCGATCGTCACCGCATCCACCGTGTCACCCATTTTAGCGATCATCTCGCGATAGTCGCGATACACCGCCGCACCCTCCAGCCGCTTCGCAGCATCTGGGTCCTGCAGCTCCTTGCGCCGTGTCGCATTGCCGCCACGCGCCAGCTCCAGCGTCCTCGCATCCACATCACACATACCCACAAGCCGCACCTTGGAGTGCTGTAGTACGCTCATCATCGTCACCGCCCCCATCCCTCCCACGCCGATCGATGCCACTTGAAACATCGAGTTGGGCGACCTTGCACTCAAAATAGCTGGCGCGGAAACGTAAGCAGCAGATGCGGCGAAGGACTGCTTGAGGAAATGGCGGCGGTTCATGAGGAGATGGGAACGCGAGTGCACGAGGGGTTATAGCGTGTAAATCGAATTCCTGACCCGCTTCCCGGCCTGAAATTTCGTATGACTCCATGACGAGCCTGTGAAAACTGGCGTGCATGCCGCCTCCTCCCATCAACATTTTCAGCCAGCACAGGAAGCCCGAAGAAGTCTTGCAGCTGCTGCGGCAGCAGATCCCCGAAGCAATCGTCGAAACAAGTGAGGATGGCGTTTGGTCCTGCGTCAGGGGCACCTGGAAACGCGGCTGGATGAAGGGTGCGCTCCACATGGAAGTGAGGCATGACCCTGACTACTACGCAGGTGAAGGATGGGATGCTCAGCTTGCGGGCATGGCAGGCTATTTCAGGCAGTTTCCCGGTGCCAGTCAGAGGCCCGAACTTTTTGGCTATCTGCCAGGACTGGCTTTCGCCGTGAATTTTATCATCGACCCGGCATTCACAGAGAATGACCCGCGTC is drawn from Prosthecobacter vanneervenii and contains these coding sequences:
- a CDS encoding glycoside hydrolase family 71/99-like protein, whose translation is MLRLFLLSALLAFSAQAQTVDTSTLTGKVVCGYQGWFRCEGDGSNNGWHHYAAGSKILEPGHAHIEMWPDVSELPQEARVQTPFKHADGRTAEVFSSVYPAVVQLHFKWMRDYGIDGAFIQRFATTTRDKRFREPMDQVLAHCQTAAAANGRGVTLMYDLSGIKEGDIQLVIDDWKRILAEKRLDPKSAAYFKHHGRPLVALWGLGFNDRAPMLDEWSRLITFLRDDPEFGGCAIMLGVPYYWRTLDHDCIKDPRLLEIIARADIVSPWSVGRYGTPKDATSRGEKYLKPDIAWCTEHKLDYLPVIFPGFSWTNLSKSRNQPAKFDAIPRLGGEFLWSQALAAKQAGAQMLYVAMFDEMDEGTAIFKTDNHPPVGESRFLAEPDLPSDHYLWLTGRLGALLRGEAPDTLPKR
- a CDS encoding Gfo/Idh/MocA family protein gives rise to the protein MNRRHFLKQSFAASAAYVSAPAILSARSPNSMFQVASIGVGGMGAVTMMSVLQHSKVRLVGMCDVDARTLELARGGNATRRKELQDPDAAKRLEGAAVYRDYREMIAKMGDTVDAVTIGTPDHMHAAMAVTALRAKKHVYLQKPLTHHIHEARILGAEAAKAGVTTQMGTQGHSTIETLLAVDLIKSGAIGKVKEVICWENKKTNWWPKMTERKAQADPVPENLDWNLWLGVADEVPFLEGAYHPSMWRSWVDFGVGMMGDMGCHYFDVVSSCLGLMAPTRVRCLDEGSKGALYAQKRHLEFEFPGTPLTSGDKIKMTWTDGGYPFDARVIKPSVLTKDTPSGIFFIGENGSVFKPHTQRPWLVPEEKFTGFAYPKTRIANHYTDWVDACMKGEKAAADLPTYGCPLTEAVLLGVLAERNPGGWIDWDAAAGQVTNRPELNAQLVRKYREGWSVPGLG
- a CDS encoding RidA family protein, with product MTPQQKAESLGIVFTKQPPAYLNLCIRSGNQLITSGHVSDLKGKLGAGVSTEDGYKAAKNCAEKVLRSVWDTHGTLDGLKVIKVLGCVNSTLEYSDQHLVINGCSDLLHEIFGKEGDGYHARSALGFAQLPTGAAVEVEAIFEIKG
- a CDS encoding serine hydrolase domain-containing protein → MKRRAFVSSLAAWPVATYPLPTSEEQKIRAIAEGFLREHGIQGMSIAYGRDGKIDFEGGYGFADADGKEKVTPQHRFRIASISKPITATAVMKCIEEGRLKPESTVFGPQGILGGDYSGEVAAITVDQLLTHTSGGWANDRNDPMFQNPQMNHAELIAWALTNQKQTHKPGEHFAYSNFGYCVLGRVLEKVYGQPYETLIQKRMLEPCGISSMQIGGNTLAERRPQEVMYVTPKPGAAYSMNVSRMDSHGGWISKAGDLVRFTSQLSLMLKPESIRAMTTPGVGGGYARGWNVNKVPNWWHTGSLPGTTTIMVHTAKGRCWAGLLNGRSEGLGLALDKLMWQMGGVVKAWEL
- a CDS encoding adenylate/guanylate cyclase domain-containing protein, whose translation is MGATLKSLEKGLEIVLEDFNLVGRSPDASIRLVDGGVSRQHATIRRDGQLFWVSDLGSANGSFVNDVAVTTARALRHGDRVQFGTSTFIFDSQDEDRPSSETSNVSTQSLHTIALPVKTVKATLLVGDLRNFTTISAQLSAEEVAAMLREWYAQCEKVLKTRDAIIDKFIGDGVFAYWPGDDISSRVKATEAARILSSPDVSDSPKRKWLKENMNLEVHCHIGLNVGDVALGAMGRGVNTAVGEAVNVTFRIESLTRKLQVPVLAGAPFLNGWEEGLKLYQNAGIHPVKGQPDPVEVYSLIDAPTMSF
- the dnaE gene encoding DNA polymerase III subunit alpha, which translates into the protein MPDSFVHLHLHTDYSLLDGAVRIDALMKRVKELEMPAVAITDHGNLFGAIDFYMAAKKAKVKSILGCEAYLAPGSMMDKNEVAGRKRSSHLTLLAASNEGFENLSKLITKGHLEGQWYKPRVDKDALREYSKGLICLSGCINGEINELLLSDRKDEAEKSLQEFRDIFGPENFYLEIQDHNMEAQRKSARQMIEWGKQYGLKTVATNDVHFLNRSDHESHDIMICIGTGASIYDQNRMTYSPEVYFKTAEEMRALFAEVPEACDATLEIAERCDVKIHLDSTSIDRYPQYPMPDGGDRNEYLRRLTTEGLERRYGRDRALNDEVLHHRMEVELALLKEKNFTSYFLIVWDFINWAREHNIPVGPGRGSAAGSLVAFCLGITDIDPLRFELVFERFLNPERVSPPDIDIDFCQTRRPEVIQYVREKYGDLSVSHIITFGTMGAKSVIRDVGRVLGWSYGDSDALSKMIPNELNIDLEESVKKNPDLAAKLEADANAQELWRHATFLEGLTRGTGVHAAGVVIGDRRLDNFIALTRDKEDAILSQYAMKPLTELGMLKMDFLGLKTLTVIHEAEFWIQKRVPGFRVANAPLEDTNTFDLIKRGETVAVFQMESGGMVNTCKQLGPDTIEEIIAILALYRPGPMQFIPDYIKRKKGEEKVDYPHPLLEKISKETYGILVYQEQVMQAANLLAGFSLGQADLLRRAMGKKDAAEMARQRLIFVEGCLKTNDIQAKLANSIFDLLEKFAQYGFNKSHSAAYGIVTYRTAYLKANYPVEFMAAVLSYEISNPDKIANFVSECFEMGIKVLPPDVNKSSLKFAPERFETEAEQPNAIRYGLSAIKNVGEGAMEAAIAEREANGPYTSLEDFAARLDNRAVNKKLMEALVKAGAFDFTRESRSVMFAKLEQVLASAASLQKDRRSGQGGLFDDFDLAQPKSKKSETATPAVVWTPDEILAFEKELLGFYVSGHPLDSYRGHFDSPKLIKIASIEGIDTKEKASSHTIAGIISQLEVRYSKRDNRPFATFRVEDFTGQIEMMCWSDDYEKVKEVLADGAVLALRVRVSKDQKTDGNRVTLNGASPLKPKAAKPRNASDPDPSLPPPPKPPAPPKPIVLRLNTKHHTETDLERIEEVLLAYPGTLPVFIEISQNGHKARLELDESFRVTSGPELRRALTVWL
- a CDS encoding GNAT family N-acetyltransferase; the encoded protein is MSTKPDIQLRPLTQEHAAAFCRLVVALAEFEKLPPPDEAAQARLVEDALGKKPRIEVWLAFVNEDVEPCGYMVLVETYSSFLALPTMYLEDLFVLPERRKGGVGGALLKKVVSLAHERGCGRVEWTALDWNVNAQQVYEQRIGAKRMSEWYLYRMTRDDMQRLLDREAS
- the miaB gene encoding tRNA (N6-isopentenyl adenosine(37)-C2)-methylthiotransferase MiaB, yielding MPRVHIKTYGCQMNERDTEQVSQMFVERGYTMTARDEDADVVLINTCSVRDQAEQKALGKMGMVRRRRIPLVTGFMGCMAQSRGSELVDKANVDLVVGTQKYHRVVDYVDEIIRAKEAKQMDDERFSIVDVEEETASQNTIRDHTLKEKQASAFVSIMQGCNMKCTFCIVPYTRGGERGRPIADIVEEVKRLADRGVKEVTLLGQIVNLYGRHEFPAVDGKSPFVQLLEAVHEVPGIQRIRFTSPHPIGYKKDLIEAFTYLPKLAEHVHLPVQSGSDAILKRMHRPYTTARFTELVERIRAARPGISVTTDVIVGFPGETEEHYLETRQMFENIRFDNAFVFRYSKRRGTPAAEMEDAIQVPERVKEERNQDLLGVVNRIALPMYDALVGQEVEILCEGPSKTNEERLTGRTGSNRIVVFDGNPERHVGEMFKVRVTEAGHFTLFGDPVLHA